Proteins from a genomic interval of Terriglobia bacterium:
- a CDS encoding S53 family peptidase — translation MKKRGVFTSLFAALAAASITFCGITSYAQGRTFVVRGNVHRFANAGNDRGRAAPAFRMEHMTMLFKSTDGQQAELNALLKQQQDPRSPNYHQWLSPEGFANRFGLGQDDVNKVIVWLKAQGFTVEEAARSRGSVTFSGSALQVETAFRTSIHEYGVDGKIYYANATDPSVPAALANIVLGFRSLNNFRLKPKVLKRIIDADAAPQFTSPISGNNYLSPNDFATIYDLSSLYAMGLDGSGQTIAVVGQTDIQLSDIEAFRSASGLPANDPQVILVSGMSDPGVSEADLVEADLDLEWSGGIAPKAQILYVNSGDALVSLQYAIDQNLAPVVSISYGDCEQNFSAGERASLLALAQQANAQGITILGSSGDSGAADCDFSRAAIATHGLAVDLPASLPYVTGIGGSEFHEVTASWSSTNNASNGSALGYIPEIVWNDAGGGSLAAGGGGRSIYFSKPSWQTGSGVPNDSARDVPDLSLNASANHDGYLICSAGSCVNGYRSPSGNLTVVGGTSAGAPSFAAVVALINQRAGSRQGDINPVLYALAASAPAAFHDITSGDNQVPCRMGTVDCTTGSIGYSAGPGYDLATGLGSVDVSVMVASWPVKKRRGQITSQ, via the coding sequence ATGAAAAAGCGAGGGGTTTTCACATCCTTATTCGCTGCGCTCGCAGCGGCTTCGATCACTTTCTGTGGGATAACCTCTTACGCCCAAGGCAGGACCTTTGTTGTCCGTGGCAATGTGCATCGGTTTGCGAATGCCGGGAACGATCGGGGCCGGGCCGCACCGGCGTTCCGGATGGAGCACATGACGATGCTCTTCAAGTCGACCGACGGACAACAGGCCGAGTTGAATGCGCTGCTCAAACAACAGCAAGATCCCCGCTCTCCGAATTACCACCAATGGCTTTCACCGGAAGGATTTGCCAACCGCTTCGGGCTTGGCCAGGACGATGTAAATAAGGTCATCGTCTGGTTGAAGGCTCAAGGGTTCACGGTGGAGGAAGCCGCGCGCAGCCGCGGTTCAGTAACATTCAGCGGCTCCGCTCTCCAGGTGGAGACGGCTTTCCGCACCTCGATTCATGAGTACGGCGTTGACGGCAAAATTTATTATGCGAACGCCACAGATCCTTCAGTTCCCGCCGCTCTCGCGAATATTGTGCTGGGTTTCCGTTCTTTGAACAACTTCCGCCTTAAACCGAAAGTCCTGAAGCGTATTATCGATGCCGACGCGGCTCCTCAATTTACCTCGCCGATCTCGGGGAATAATTATCTCAGTCCGAACGACTTCGCGACGATTTACGACCTTTCGAGCCTTTACGCGATGGGTTTGGATGGAAGCGGGCAAACCATTGCGGTAGTAGGCCAGACCGATATCCAGCTCAGCGATATCGAAGCCTTTCGAAGCGCGTCGGGATTGCCGGCCAATGACCCTCAAGTGATTCTGGTGTCGGGCATGAGCGATCCGGGAGTGAGCGAGGCCGACCTCGTCGAGGCGGATCTCGATCTGGAATGGTCCGGCGGCATCGCGCCGAAGGCGCAGATTTTATACGTGAATTCAGGTGACGCACTGGTATCGCTGCAATACGCCATCGATCAAAATCTCGCTCCCGTGGTGAGTATCAGTTATGGAGATTGCGAACAGAACTTTTCAGCGGGAGAGCGCGCATCGCTGTTGGCTCTCGCTCAGCAGGCCAATGCTCAAGGCATCACGATCCTGGGTTCCAGCGGCGACAGCGGCGCCGCAGACTGCGATTTCAGCCGCGCGGCGATTGCGACGCATGGACTCGCAGTCGACCTCCCCGCCAGCTTGCCGTATGTCACCGGAATAGGTGGCAGCGAATTTCATGAGGTGACGGCATCCTGGAGTTCCACGAACAATGCGAGTAACGGGTCTGCATTGGGGTACATCCCTGAGATTGTCTGGAACGATGCGGGCGGCGGGAGTCTGGCCGCCGGAGGGGGAGGCCGCAGCATTTATTTCTCGAAGCCTTCATGGCAGACAGGAAGTGGCGTTCCGAACGATTCCGCCCGCGACGTGCCCGACCTTTCGCTCAATGCATCCGCGAATCACGATGGTTATTTGATCTGCTCCGCGGGAAGCTGCGTGAATGGTTATCGATCGCCTTCCGGAAATCTGACGGTTGTCGGCGGGACTTCCGCGGGGGCACCCTCTTTCGCCGCCGTTGTCGCGCTCATCAATCAGAGAGCCGGATCGCGCCAGGGTGACATCAATCCCGTCTTGTATGCTCTTGCCGCCTCGGCTCCAGCCGCCTTCCACGATATTACGTCCGGAGATAACCAGGTGCCGTGCCGTATGGGAACTGTCGATTGCACTACGGGGTCGATCGGGTATTCCGCCGGCCCGGGATACGATCTCGCGACCGGACTCGGTTCTGTGGATGTTTCTGTGATGGTTGCGTCATGGCCGGTAAAGAAACGCAGGGGGCAAATCACTTCCCAGTAA
- a CDS encoding GxxExxY protein: MVTPELTHQIIGSAMEVHKLLGPGFLESIYQRALQQEILLRGLSTETERQIHILYKGQLVGKHRLDLIVSGIVVVELNAVTSISDAHLAQALSYLKASELELALILNFGEPRLTWKRVVKSRTCAPF, from the coding sequence GTGGTTACGCCCGAGCTTACACATCAGATCATTGGCAGCGCGATGGAGGTGCACAAGCTTCTCGGTCCTGGCTTCCTGGAGTCCATCTACCAACGCGCTCTGCAGCAGGAAATTCTGCTTCGAGGCCTTTCGACCGAAACGGAGCGCCAAATCCATATCCTCTACAAAGGCCAACTGGTTGGGAAACATCGTCTGGACCTGATCGTTTCCGGCATTGTCGTGGTGGAGTTGAACGCGGTCACCAGTATTTCAGACGCTCATCTGGCCCAGGCATTGTCGTATTTAAAGGCCTCTGAACTTGAATTGGCTCTTATTCTCAACTTCGGTGAACCACGGCTGACCTGGAAAAGAGTCGTCAAATCCCGGACCTGCGCACCTTTCTAG
- a CDS encoding BrnT family toxin, with protein MEERPFQFEWDPAKAEANERKHGTSFGLASTVFNDANLLTVADLEHSEQEPRWFSIGIANNGAPLAVAYLWSDADPAAIKIRILSARSATRTEIRQYEERK; from the coding sequence GTGGAAGAGCGGCCATTTCAGTTCGAGTGGGACCCGGCAAAGGCCGAAGCAAATGAACGCAAGCACGGAACTTCATTCGGACTGGCGTCCACGGTGTTTAATGATGCGAACCTGCTCACAGTCGCCGACCTGGAACACAGTGAGCAGGAGCCACGTTGGTTTTCGATCGGCATTGCCAACAATGGCGCGCCTCTGGCTGTGGCCTATCTTTGGTCGGATGCCGATCCAGCCGCTATCAAGATCCGGATACTATCGGCGCGTAGCGCAACGCGGACGGAAATTCGTCAATATGAGGAGCGGAAATGA
- a CDS encoding AAA family ATPase — protein sequence MSDELIDGRTRRPEFVEFRTRIMRIVESLLSFRNIPQGNVAWPQQERVEVKLESDGVTVQFVVSSLEWETVLALVHDFQQSFGRFDPLFLEPTIMNGMTLRRSCREAEGFGHVFGQGDTTMSFETTPLYGHLVKTRTTVEDFDDHFEVFVTETAKRLFPPIEQRRRKAADLESWHKEFARQFEKMGCRVIQESELGWKDLAGLADLREHLRRSVFLPLSREHLYEKIAARVMPRAARLLPRGVLLYGAPGCGKTWSMKIIAGEAGLPVVILPCNAVLTKWFGESENRIASLFALCRSAGRMILLIDELDALARNRSESHEASARIVSVLLTEIDGFAESNEILLVGSVNDVNALDPAIYDRFDLKIEFRPPNPAQLTEALAYYARHLPADDVGELANRMEGWNFRQVARFAENVLRRYVSSLDLSALETQEPPLPGKQDYLETLDAKAT from the coding sequence ATGTCGGACGAACTTATAGATGGACGTACGAGGCGGCCGGAATTCGTCGAATTCCGAACCCGGATCATGAGGATTGTCGAATCGCTGCTGTCTTTCAGGAACATTCCTCAAGGAAACGTTGCGTGGCCGCAGCAGGAGCGTGTCGAGGTGAAACTCGAATCCGACGGCGTCACGGTGCAGTTCGTGGTGTCTTCGCTGGAGTGGGAAACCGTCCTCGCTCTGGTTCATGATTTTCAGCAGAGTTTCGGAAGATTCGATCCGTTGTTTCTGGAGCCGACTATTATGAACGGGATGACTCTGAGGCGGTCGTGCAGGGAGGCAGAGGGATTTGGCCATGTTTTCGGACAGGGCGATACGACCATGTCGTTCGAGACGACTCCCTTGTACGGCCACCTTGTCAAGACACGCACAACGGTGGAGGACTTTGACGATCACTTCGAAGTCTTTGTGACAGAGACCGCGAAAAGATTGTTCCCGCCGATCGAGCAACGTCGAAGAAAGGCGGCCGATCTGGAAAGCTGGCATAAGGAATTTGCCCGTCAGTTTGAAAAAATGGGCTGCCGCGTTATCCAGGAATCGGAACTCGGCTGGAAAGACCTTGCCGGCCTGGCCGACCTCCGCGAGCACTTGCGGCGATCGGTGTTTCTGCCCCTTTCGCGCGAACATCTGTACGAGAAGATCGCCGCCCGCGTCATGCCACGGGCGGCCCGGCTTCTACCGCGCGGCGTGCTCCTTTATGGTGCTCCAGGCTGCGGCAAGACCTGGAGCATGAAAATAATCGCGGGTGAAGCCGGCTTGCCCGTCGTGATTCTGCCGTGCAACGCCGTGCTGACCAAATGGTTCGGAGAGAGCGAGAACCGGATCGCCAGTCTGTTCGCCCTTTGCCGCAGTGCAGGCCGAATGATCCTGTTGATCGACGAACTGGATGCTCTTGCCCGGAATCGCAGTGAGAGCCATGAAGCGTCGGCCCGGATCGTGTCTGTCCTTCTTACCGAGATCGACGGCTTTGCGGAATCCAACGAAATTCTTCTGGTGGGTTCCGTTAATGACGTTAATGCGCTCGATCCGGCCATATACGACCGGTTCGACTTAAAAATCGAATTCCGCCCGCCCAATCCAGCCCAGCTTACTGAAGCGCTTGCATACTATGCCCGCCACCTTCCAGCCGATGATGTCGGCGAATTGGCCAATCGCATGGAAGGATGGAACTTCCGGCAAGTCGCCCGATTTGCCGAAAATGTGCTTCGAAGATACGTTTCCAGCCTCGATCTCAGCGCGCTTGAAACACAAGAACCGCCCTTGCCGGGCAAACAGGATTACCTCGAAACGTTGGACGCCAAAGCAACATGA